In a genomic window of Acropora muricata isolate sample 2 chromosome 2, ASM3666990v1, whole genome shotgun sequence:
- the LOC136894932 gene encoding uncharacterized protein has product MGKSYPQVIWENILDLHNNGLSIRQISAQARVSTGFITKVIKEYNENNYSVPRRALSGCKKSVLTENVHSYLEVEKLCKPSSYGDELQRRLLLDGVCLPGKVPSNASVRRFFNKELIMTKKKITQVPLESTEGPNIDSQNAFLAEISRLDPTSLHFFHETSVIRIEGNRKYGNSFIRERALEYHKYASNATYTVNLLHSALRVDHYNIIDGPSIRYEMPLFFEDALTMDNPDGSTVLERGDTVVMDNCGFHHGHFAEGMLRDMFDEYGVRLLFQPAYCPHLNTCKLCFNQLKSFLRCFTLFTQQETPIAIAEGISSITQQNCVAYFKCCGYL; this is encoded by the coding sequence ATGGGGAAATCTTATCCTCAAGTAATCTGGGAAAACATTTTAGATCTTCACAACAACGGTTTGTCAATCAGACAAATAAGCGCTCAAGCACGAGTTAGTACCGGATTTATAAcaaaagttataaaggaatacaatgaaaacaattattctgTCCCGCGAAGAGCTCTAAGTGGATGTAAGAAGTCAGTTCTAACTGAAAATGTGCACTCTTACTTGGAAGTTGAAAAGCTATGCAAGCCAAGCTCGTATGGTGATGAGCTACAAAGGAGATTATTGTTGGATGGTGTCTGTTTACCAGGCAAAGTACCATCAAATGCATCTGTGAGAAGATTTTTCAACAAGGAACTCATAATGACTAAAAAGAAAATCACACAGGTTCCTTTGGAGTCAACTGAAGGTCCAAATATTGACAGTCAAAATGCATTCCTTGCAGAAATCAGCCGACTCGATCCCACCAGCTTGCATTTCTTTCATGAAACAAGCGTGATCCGAATCGAGGGAAATCGAAAATATGGCAACTCGTTTATCCGAGAGAGAGCACTTGAATATCATAAATACGCCTCTAATGCCACCTACACGGTTAATTTATTGCATTCAGCCTTGCGTGTTGACCATTACAATATAATAGATGGCCCCTCGATCCGATATGAAATGCCTCTGTTTTTTGAAGATGCCCTAACTATGGACAACCCTGACGGGAGCACTGTTTTAGAGAGAGGGGATACAGTTGTAATGGACAACTGCGGCTTTCATCATGGGCATTTTGCAGAGGGTATGCTCCGGGATATGTTCGATGAATATGGAGTACGTTTATTGTTTCAGCCTGCTTATTGTCCCCACTTAAACACCTGTAAGCTGTGTTTCAACCAGTTGAAAAGTTTCCTCCGTTGCTTTACTCTTTTCACTCAGCAAGAAACCCCAATTGCCATCGCGGAGGGTATTTCATCTATAACACAGCAAAACTGTGTAGCTTATTTCAAATGCTGTGGTTACTTGTGA
- the LOC136890268 gene encoding uncharacterized protein, whose protein sequence is MEWSEKNCMSSNSKKCKELVIRKKSGRNVCTPVFGIPQTCQLSVLGLILQDNGRFDCHVHVKLIKANKCLFILRSLRKEGYSQAELDHLFSSIVLPSITYGLPVYGASEAELTTMQCFLDRCYKRKYTSKSFSIKNLLEEQDRKVFRKVSGIDRHPLRGLVPKKKASTYNVRNRTSQYPKVNIDRFKNSCINRLIFKYNLAM, encoded by the coding sequence ATGGAATGGTCGGAGAAGAACTGTATGTCTAGTAATAGCAAAAAATGCAAGGAGCTAGTTATAAGAAAGAAAAGCGGTAGGAATGTGTGTACGCCAGTTTTCGGGATTCCACAAACTTGTCAACTTTCTGTCCTTGGGTTAATATTACAGGATAATGGCCGATTTGATTGTCATGTGCATGTTAAGTTGATTAAGGCAAATAAGTGCttgtttatattaagatccttaCGTAAGGAAGGTTATTCTCAGGCGGAGTTAGATCACTTGTTTTCAAGTATTGTGCTTCCTAGCATCACTTATGGGTTGCCAGTATATGGTGCTTCTGAAGCGGAGTTGACAACAATGCAGTGTTTTCTAGATAGATGTTACAAACGTAAATATACATCTAAATCTTTTTCTATCAAGAACCTTCTGGAAGAGCAGGATAGAAAAGTATTTCGTAAGGTATCTGGTATAGACCGACACCCTCTAAGGGGATTAGTACCCAAGAAGAAAGCATCAACCTACAATGTAAGGAATCGAACGAGTCAGTATCCGAAAGTTAATATAGATAGATTCAAGAACTCTTGCATTAATCGTCtaatttttaaatacaatttagctATGTAA